Proteins encoded by one window of Deltaproteobacteria bacterium:
- a CDS encoding DUF4911 domain-containing protein, translating to MHAYQEKLVPIYIKLPKQDIAYIKFVLESYCDLGVVRTLDSSLGEIVILALSCTANKVYELIESLKGELNIRVIPKPHSAKSDWLLQESEE from the coding sequence ATGCACGCCTACCAAGAAAAATTAGTTCCCATCTATATCAAGCTACCAAAGCAGGATATAGCATATATAAAATTCGTCCTAGAGAGCTACTGCGATTTGGGCGTTGTTAGAACTTTGGACTCTTCTCTCGGCGAGATAGTTATCCTTGCCCTCTCATGTACTGCAAATAAGGTATATGAACTAATCGAAAGCCTCAAGGGCGAGTTGAATATAAGAGTAATACCAAAACCTCATAGCGCAAAAAGTGACTGGCTTCTGCAAGAAAGCGAAGAGTGA
- the gatB gene encoding Asp-tRNA(Asn)/Glu-tRNA(Gln) amidotransferase subunit GatB, translated as MTQEIEAVIGLEVHAQLSTDSKIFATSSTVVGCPPNTLTDPLTLALPGSLPVLNKLAVEFAVKLGLATGCGIARESIFARKHYMYPDLPKGYQISQYEKPVCKSGHLEIRINGNLRTVGITRIHLEEDAGKNVHHANRPYSSVDLNRAGVALVEIVSEPDLRSPEEAGAYMRQIRQILRYLDISDGNMEEGSLRCDANVSVRAKGETKLGEKVEIKNLNSFKFVESALAYEIERQTALLREGKQARQETRLWDEAKGETRVMRTKEHAQDYRYFPDPDLLPLVIDNDWIEKIRATLPELPVAVYKRFLKMYRLDEYTAEVLTQERFVAQYYDQAVSAHNNPIGIANWISSELFGLLNKETISIEKCPVSPENLAALVQLIDSDVISGKIAKTVFAEMFSTSATPMSIVESRGLKQVSNPELIQKAIDEVIASNPEQVSEYRSGKTKLFGFFVGQLMKITQGKANPQLLNDLLKISLENKKD; from the coding sequence ATGACGCAAGAAATAGAAGCAGTAATAGGTCTAGAAGTTCACGCTCAGTTGTCGACTGATAGTAAGATTTTTGCAACCTCATCTACAGTTGTCGGTTGCCCGCCCAATACGCTAACAGATCCTCTGACTTTGGCGCTGCCTGGCTCATTGCCGGTTTTAAATAAACTCGCGGTTGAATTTGCTGTAAAACTTGGGCTTGCAACTGGTTGTGGCATTGCTAGAGAAAGCATCTTTGCAAGAAAGCACTACATGTATCCAGACCTTCCTAAAGGCTATCAAATTTCTCAATACGAAAAGCCAGTTTGCAAATCCGGGCACCTAGAAATTAGGATTAACGGCAATTTGCGCACTGTCGGCATTACGCGCATTCACTTGGAAGAAGATGCCGGAAAGAACGTGCATCACGCAAACCGCCCGTACTCTAGCGTTGATCTGAATCGCGCAGGCGTAGCTCTGGTGGAAATTGTATCAGAACCAGACCTGCGAAGCCCAGAAGAAGCCGGCGCCTACATGCGTCAAATTAGGCAGATTCTTCGGTATTTAGACATCTCCGATGGCAACATGGAGGAAGGTAGCCTTAGATGCGACGCTAACGTTTCTGTGCGAGCAAAAGGCGAAACCAAACTTGGAGAAAAAGTCGAAATAAAAAACCTAAACTCCTTTAAGTTCGTAGAAAGTGCTCTGGCCTACGAAATTGAGCGCCAGACAGCTCTGCTAAGAGAGGGCAAACAGGCTAGACAAGAAACTAGATTATGGGATGAAGCAAAGGGCGAAACTCGCGTAATGAGAACTAAGGAGCACGCTCAAGATTACCGTTACTTTCCAGATCCAGATTTGCTACCCCTAGTTATCGACAATGACTGGATTGAAAAAATTCGCGCTACTTTGCCAGAACTCCCAGTTGCAGTTTACAAGCGCTTTCTAAAAATGTACCGCCTCGATGAGTACACCGCCGAAGTGCTTACCCAAGAGCGCTTCGTAGCTCAATATTACGACCAGGCGGTATCAGCACATAATAACCCAATAGGTATTGCCAATTGGATTTCATCCGAACTCTTTGGCCTTTTAAACAAAGAAACTATCTCCATTGAAAAATGTCCAGTTAGTCCAGAAAATTTAGCAGCTCTGGTGCAACTCATCGACAGCGACGTGATCTCCGGAAAAATTGCTAAAACCGTTTTCGCCGAAATGTTTTCAACAAGCGCTACGCCTATGAGCATTGTTGAAAGTCGAGGGCTAAAGCAAGTTAGCAACCCAGAATTGATTCAAAAAGCCATCGACGAGGTGATAGCCAGCAATCCTGAACAGGTAAGCGAATACCGATCCGGAAAAACAAAATTGTTTGGTTTTTTCGTGGGTCAATTGATGAAAATAACGCAAGGCAAGGCAAATCCTCAATTATTAAATGATTTGCTAAAAATCAGCCTAGAGAACAAGAAGGATTAA
- the gatA gene encoding Asp-tRNA(Asn)/Glu-tRNA(Gln) amidotransferase subunit GatA — translation MNELELIRLSATEMRRGLLAGEFSAVQLTKAHLAQIMSTNERFNHFITICEDVALNAANSADKIIAQKKQNSPALTGIPVAIKDMLVTEGIETTCASKMLKGFIPPYDCTAVAKLRSRGAVILGKTNLDEFAMGASNENSAFGPVRNPWDEERVSGGSSGGSAVSVALGSAPLALGTDTGGSIRQPAAFTGILGLRPTYGRVSRYGCVAFASSLDQIGAFARTIEDLALIMEAISGHDESDSTSMKVDVPNYVANLQASKDQGLKGLRVGVPKEYFISGTQSEVNEAVQAGLRILAKLGAELVDISLPNTELAVPVYYIINPAEASSNLARYDGVRYGHRTKSCGSLADMYKKTRQEGFGPEVKRRIMIGTYVLSAGYYDAYYLQAQKARTLIINDFKAAFANDCDIIATPTAPTTAFKIAEKCTSPLQMYLADIFTCPVNLAGLCGLSLPCGLDNNELPIGLQLIGAPFQESKLMCVAQELQRELAFDTSKRIRSRI, via the coding sequence ATGAACGAACTTGAACTTATACGACTTTCTGCCACCGAAATGCGAAGAGGTCTGTTAGCTGGCGAGTTTTCTGCTGTTCAGCTTACCAAGGCACATCTCGCACAGATAATGTCTACTAACGAGCGGTTTAATCACTTTATAACTATCTGCGAAGATGTGGCCCTCAATGCGGCTAACTCGGCTGACAAAATCATTGCTCAAAAGAAGCAAAACTCACCTGCGCTTACTGGCATACCGGTAGCAATTAAGGACATGCTAGTTACAGAAGGGATAGAGACAACCTGCGCCTCTAAAATGCTAAAAGGTTTTATCCCGCCGTACGACTGCACAGCAGTGGCGAAACTAAGAAGCCGCGGAGCGGTCATCCTAGGCAAAACCAATTTGGATGAGTTTGCCATGGGGGCCTCTAATGAAAACTCCGCATTTGGACCTGTGCGTAACCCCTGGGACGAAGAGCGCGTTTCAGGTGGTTCTAGCGGTGGCTCCGCCGTTTCGGTTGCCTTAGGCTCAGCACCTCTAGCACTTGGCACCGACACCGGCGGTTCCATTCGACAACCAGCAGCATTTACTGGAATTTTAGGTCTTAGGCCCACATATGGGCGAGTAAGTCGTTATGGTTGCGTCGCCTTTGCTTCTTCGCTCGATCAAATTGGCGCGTTTGCTAGAACAATTGAAGATTTAGCGCTTATAATGGAGGCAATTTCTGGACACGACGAAAGCGATTCTACTTCGATGAAAGTCGATGTTCCAAATTACGTTGCCAATCTTCAAGCTAGTAAAGATCAAGGGCTTAAAGGTCTTCGCGTCGGGGTGCCTAAGGAATATTTTATCAGCGGAACGCAAAGCGAAGTTAACGAGGCAGTCCAAGCAGGTTTAAGAATACTCGCGAAACTTGGAGCCGAGCTCGTCGACATCTCGCTTCCAAACACCGAACTTGCCGTCCCAGTTTATTACATAATTAACCCTGCCGAGGCTTCGTCCAATTTAGCTCGTTACGACGGCGTTCGTTATGGCCACAGAACAAAGAGCTGTGGCTCTTTAGCAGACATGTACAAGAAAACTCGCCAAGAGGGATTCGGCCCAGAAGTTAAGCGGCGCATAATGATAGGAACGTACGTGCTATCGGCTGGCTACTACGACGCCTATTATTTGCAGGCGCAAAAGGCGCGAACCCTTATAATTAACGATTTTAAGGCGGCGTTTGCCAATGACTGCGATATTATCGCAACTCCAACGGCTCCCACAACGGCTTTTAAAATTGCCGAAAAATGCACTTCGCCGTTGCAGATGTATTTGGCCGATATTTTTACTTGCCCCGTAAACTTAGCTGGGCTCTGCGGTTTGTCCCTGCCATGTGGACTAGACAACAACGAGTTGCCAATTGGGCTCCAACTAATTGGAGCGCCTTTTCAAGAGTCCAAACTGATGTGCGTGGCACAAGAACTACAGAGAGAACTAGCCTTCGATACTAGCAAGAGGATTCGTTCAAGAATATGA
- the gatC gene encoding Asp-tRNA(Asn)/Glu-tRNA(Gln) amidotransferase subunit GatC: MSSLSLEQVRNIADLAMLELSEDELLKIQKELNDIFSYVDKLSAVPTRGVVPTSHVHGVTNAFRNDVVKESLDIEKVAQNAPAFDKQGFEVPKIL; encoded by the coding sequence ATGAGCAGCCTTTCACTCGAGCAAGTTCGGAACATTGCAGACCTAGCGATGCTAGAGCTCTCAGAAGATGAGCTACTAAAAATCCAAAAGGAACTCAATGACATTTTCTCATACGTGGACAAACTATCCGCCGTTCCAACGCGAGGCGTCGTGCCGACTAGCCATGTTCATGGCGTCACGAATGCGTTTAGAAATGACGTAGTTAAGGAGTCCTTAGATATTGAAAAAGTCGCACAAAACGCACCTGCATTCGACAAACAGGGATTTGAAGTTCCAAAAATATTATAA
- a CDS encoding ribonuclease HII, with product MNHYVAGIDEAGRGPLAGPVTAACVVLPSGYSNSEFRDSKKLSSPVRDRLYLEIIKVSLAYAVVSIGPRRIEKLNIREATRLAMALAAEKVRNSLEISSKTKSKKFSLQLLVDGDTSIDTNLSQKTIIKGDEKILAISAASILAKVSRDRLMEQLDTYYPQYGFAKHKGYPTKAHLQQIAEHGPARPHRSTFAGVREYLSRFCRE from the coding sequence GTGAATCATTACGTAGCTGGAATAGATGAAGCTGGAAGAGGGCCTTTGGCCGGCCCAGTTACGGCTGCCTGTGTGGTTCTCCCATCAGGTTACTCAAATTCTGAGTTTCGAGATTCAAAAAAACTTAGTAGCCCTGTTCGCGATAGGCTTTATTTAGAGATAATAAAGGTTTCGCTGGCCTATGCAGTTGTGTCTATTGGACCAAGGCGTATTGAAAAGCTCAATATTAGAGAAGCTACTCGTTTAGCCATGGCGCTAGCAGCGGAAAAAGTACGTAATTCTTTAGAGATTAGCAGCAAAACTAAGTCAAAAAAATTTAGTCTTCAGTTATTAGTTGATGGAGATACATCAATTGACACAAATCTTTCGCAGAAGACGATAATAAAAGGCGATGAAAAAATACTGGCAATTTCTGCTGCATCTATTCTTGCGAAGGTAAGTAGGGATCGCCTTATGGAGCAATTAGATACTTATTATCCTCAGTATGGATTTGCGAAACACAAAGGCTACCCTACGAAAGCTCATTTGCAGCAGATTGCCGAGCATGGGCCAGCGCGACCGCATAGATCTACATTTGCAGGAGTACGAGAGTATTTATCGAGATTTTGTCGAGAATAA
- a CDS encoding YraN family protein translates to MGQRDRIDLHLQEYESIYRDFVENNANLHDSRAAIAKLGEGYALVYLKSTGMREVFRNWRCRVGEVDLILADKNELVFVEVKSRIANLVASKCIFENIHDKKKKKLRALVQVYLLIFYKKKPRPPVRIDVVGVLLRQVDLRVEKVMHIKGAV, encoded by the coding sequence ATGGGCCAGCGCGACCGCATAGATCTACATTTGCAGGAGTACGAGAGTATTTATCGAGATTTTGTCGAGAATAACGCAAATCTCCATGATTCGCGTGCAGCAATCGCTAAGCTTGGTGAGGGTTATGCTTTGGTTTATCTGAAATCTACCGGGATGCGCGAAGTTTTTAGGAACTGGCGGTGTAGAGTTGGAGAGGTAGATTTAATATTAGCCGACAAAAATGAACTCGTTTTTGTAGAGGTTAAGAGCCGAATTGCAAATTTAGTAGCTAGTAAATGTATTTTTGAAAACATACATGATAAGAAAAAAAAGAAATTACGTGCACTTGTTCAAGTGTATTTGTTAATTTTTTATAAGAAAAAACCACGCCCGCCGGTGCGCATAGATGTCGTAGGAGTGTTGTTGCGGCAGGTAGATTTGAGAGTTGAGAAAGTCATGCACATTAAAGGGGCTGTGTAG
- the serS gene encoding serine--tRNA ligase codes for MIDPRLLREDFNNVKRLLATRGLPESIDLYPELDEQRREALLKIEEIRANKNRLGPRIAQAKKEGADVSTLLEDLKRQGDLESQLAEDLEVIEQKLASIHHRIANIPDSSVPIGAGEEQNRVEKYWGEKPVFSFTPSAHWDVGEALNILDFPRAAKISGSRFAVYRGDGARLERALINFMLERHAKRGYQEMLVPILVRAEALFGSGQLPKFEADLFKTAGAEPQFYLIPTSEVSLCNLHADEILNAEDLPLYYTAYTPCFRAEAGSHGKDVRGLIRLHQFNKVELVKITSQETSFEELEMLTADAESILEELGLAYRRITLSSGDMGLAAAKTYDLEVWLPGLGCYREISSCSNTTDYQARRTKTRYRAAAGEKPKFVHMLNGSGLAVGRTVVAILENYQQEDGSVVIPQALRPYMNGQEVITKN; via the coding sequence ATGATAGATCCTAGATTACTTCGAGAAGATTTTAACAATGTGAAGAGGCTCTTAGCTACAAGGGGTTTGCCCGAAAGCATTGATTTGTACCCAGAATTAGACGAGCAGCGTCGCGAAGCGCTGCTAAAGATAGAAGAAATTAGGGCTAACAAAAATCGCCTCGGGCCACGCATAGCGCAGGCAAAAAAGGAAGGGGCAGATGTGTCGACTTTGCTAGAGGATTTAAAACGACAGGGCGATCTCGAGAGCCAGCTTGCCGAAGATTTAGAAGTAATCGAACAAAAACTCGCTAGTATTCATCATAGGATTGCCAATATTCCCGATAGCAGTGTTCCCATTGGGGCTGGGGAGGAGCAAAACCGAGTAGAGAAATATTGGGGGGAGAAGCCCGTTTTCTCATTTACGCCTAGCGCGCATTGGGATGTTGGAGAAGCGCTGAATATATTGGATTTTCCTCGGGCGGCGAAAATTTCGGGATCTCGTTTTGCGGTTTATCGAGGTGATGGCGCTAGGTTAGAAAGAGCGCTAATTAATTTTATGTTAGAGCGGCATGCTAAGCGCGGGTATCAGGAAATGCTCGTGCCAATTCTCGTGCGTGCCGAAGCACTTTTTGGTTCTGGTCAGCTTCCCAAATTCGAGGCGGATTTATTTAAAACAGCTGGTGCTGAACCACAGTTTTATTTGATACCGACCTCGGAAGTATCGCTTTGCAATTTGCATGCGGATGAAATACTAAATGCCGAAGATCTACCGCTGTACTACACTGCCTATACTCCTTGTTTTCGGGCAGAGGCGGGGTCTCATGGCAAGGATGTGCGGGGATTAATTCGCCTGCATCAGTTTAATAAGGTTGAGTTAGTAAAGATTACGTCTCAGGAAACTTCCTTTGAGGAGCTCGAGATGCTAACTGCTGATGCAGAATCCATTCTCGAAGAGTTAGGCCTAGCATATCGCAGAATAACCCTCTCATCGGGAGATATGGGACTAGCAGCTGCAAAGACATATGACCTAGAGGTATGGCTGCCAGGGCTTGGGTGTTATCGCGAAATTAGCAGTTGTTCTAATACTACGGACTATCAGGCCAGGCGCACTAAGACGCGCTATCGCGCGGCTGCTGGAGAGAAGCCAAAATTCGTGCACATGTTAAATGGGTCGGGGTTGGCAGTTGGTCGGACAGTTGTGGCTATTTTAGAAAATTATCAGCAAGAAGACGGTTCGGTAGTAATTCCCCAAGCCTTGCGTCCGTACATGAATGGGCAGGAGGTAATTACTAAAAATTAG